The proteins below are encoded in one region of Hordeum vulgare subsp. vulgare chromosome 3H, MorexV3_pseudomolecules_assembly, whole genome shotgun sequence:
- the LOC123442656 gene encoding mediator of RNA polymerase II transcription subunit 9-like, translated as MEHHHPPPLPQQHGDQYRPLVLSPQPDHAHALLYQPPQQATPPPPQQHHHPSLASHFHLLHLVTRLGDAIATGTRDQAFDALVEELTSQFARSQQLLNSISGTLSSKSVTVEGQMQSLEETRQLLDQRKDLMAKYKTSVEDLLKGDPTR; from the exons atggagcatcaccacccgccgccgctcccgcagcagcacgGCGACCAGTACCGGCCGCTGGTGCTCTCCCCGCAGCCCGACCACGCCCACGCCCTTCTGTACCAGCCGCCGCAGCAggcgacgccgccgccgcctcagcagcaccaccacccctCGCTCGCCTCCCATTTCCACCTCCTCCAC TTGGTGACAAGATTAGGTGATGCGATTGCAACAGGCACAAGGGATCAAGCTTTTGATGCATTG GTTGAAGAATTGACCAGTCAATTCGCCAGGAGCCAACAGTTATTGAACTCCATTTCAGGAACACTAAGCTCGAAATCTGTT ACGGTTGAAGGACAAATGCAAAGTTTGGAAGAAACACGACAGCTGCTTGATCAAAGAAA GGATTTGATGGCAAAATACAAGACCTCAGTGGAAGACCTCCTTAAGGGTGATCCAACAAGATAG